The following coding sequences lie in one Alosa alosa isolate M-15738 ecotype Scorff River chromosome 21, AALO_Geno_1.1, whole genome shotgun sequence genomic window:
- the efemp2a gene encoding EGF-containing fibulin-like extracellular matrix protein 2a yields the protein MASPACVSLLCVCACVSLLVPSAISQPPSESDTYTECTDGYQWDPRTQHCKDINECESIPDACKGEMKCFNHYGGYLCLPRSASVIPAPDPPAPSLPGPANPEPFNQCPMGYEPQGDSCVDIDECARDEDDCQPSQECINTQGSFNCQCPDGYRKVGTECIDIDECRYRYCQHRCVNVPGSFSCQCEPGFQLAGNNRSCIDVDECGMGAPCQHRCYNTYGTFLCRCDQGYELAGDGYACNDIDECSYSSFLCQYQCVNEPGKFSCVCPEGYQLLGTRLCQDVNECETGAHQCTDGQNCINIHGGYKCVETNPCIEPYVQVSDNRCMCPVTKPACRELPYFIVHRYMSITSERSVPSDIFQIHATSVYPGANNSFRIRSGDENGDFYIRQINNISAMLVLARAVTGPKEYVLDLEMVSVNHVMSYQSSSALRLSIYVGPHAF from the exons ATGGCGTCGCCCGCCTGCGtgtccctgctgtgtgtgtgtgcgtgtgtgtctcttcttGTCCCCAGCGCGATTTCACAGCCACCCTCAGAAAGTGACACCTACACG GAATGCACAGATGGCTACCAGTGGGACCCGCGGACACAACACTGCAAAG ACATCAATGAGTGTGAGAGCATCCCTGACGCCTGTAAAGGAGAGATGAAGTGCTTTAACCATTACGGGGGCTACCTGTGCCTGCCCCGCTCTGCCTCCGTCATCCCTGCGCCGGACCCTCCTGCCCCGAGCCTCCCTGGGCCGGCCAACCCTGAGCCCTTCAACCAGTGCCCCATGGGGTACGAGCCGCAGGGAGACAGCTGCGTAG ACATAGATGAGTGTGCGAGGGACGAAGACGACTGCCAGCCCAGTCAGGAGTGCATCAACACACAGGGCAGCTTCAACTGCCAGTGCCCAGATGGGTACCGCAAAGTGGGCACGGAGTGCATCG ATATTGATGAGTGTCGGTACCGGTACTGTCAGCACCGCTGTGTCAACGTCCCCGGCTCCTTCTCGTGCCAGTGTGAGCCGGGCTTCCAGCTGGCTGGCAACAACCGCTCCTGCATCG ATGTGGATGAGTGTGGCATGGGCGCCCCCTGTCAGCACCGCTGCTATAACACATACGGGACCTTCCTCTGCCGCTGTGACCAGGGCTATGAGCTGGCAGGAGACGGCTACGCCTGCAACG ACATTGATGAATGCAGCTACTCCAGTTTTCTGTGTCAGTACCAGTGTGTGAATGAGCCAGGGAAGTTCTCCTGTGTTTGTCCAGAAGGCTATCAGCTCCTGGGCACACGGCTCTGCCAAG ATGTGAATGAGTGTGAAACGGGTGCACACCAGTGCACAGACGGGCAGAACTGCATCAACATTCATGGAGGTTACAAGTGTGTCGAAACCAACCCCTGCATTGAACCCTATGTGCAGGTGTCAGACAA CCGCTGCATGTGTCCGGTAACTAAGCCGGCCTGCCGGGAGCTGCCCTACTTCATCGTGCACCGCTACATGAGCATCACGTCCGAGCGCTCCGTCCCCTCCGACATCTTCCAGATCCACGCCACCAGCGTCTACCCCGGAGCCAACAACTCCTTCCGCATCCGCTCCGGTGATGAGAACGGAGACTTCTACATCCGA CAAATCAATAACATCAGCGCCATGCTGGTGCTGGCCCGAGCCGTGACTGGACCCAAGGAGTACGTGCTGGACCTGGAGATGGTGTCAGTGAACCACGTCATGAGCTACCAGAGCAGCTCTGCCCTCCGCCTGTCCATCTATGTGGGACCACATGCTTTCTAa